One Micromonospora sp. WMMD812 genomic window carries:
- a CDS encoding enolase C-terminal domain-like protein produces the protein MRLTAAAYRVPADSPEGDGTLAWSSTTMVLVRAEVDGYTGLGWTYGPTAVVTVLTELLAPVVTGLDPDDVPAVWSAMRRRLRNAGRPGVAGLALSAADCAVWDLKARRHGLSIARLLGTARRRVPVYGSGGFTTYDAEQQHRQLSRWVHEDGIPRIKIKIGESGGTEVARDLARMAAARRTIGDEAELYVDANGGYQRKQAVRVARAATDLDVRWYEEPVSSDDLEGLGLVRDQVLPDVTAGEYGFDLVYFHRMAPYVDCLQIDVTRCGGISEFLRVAAVAAAAGLEVSAHCAPHQHLAVAAATPNLRHIEWFHDHVRIESVLFDGAVSASGGAAEVSLDRPGHGLQLRAGDAEAYRVG, from the coding sequence GTGCGGCTGACCGCGGCGGCGTACCGGGTGCCGGCCGACAGCCCCGAGGGTGACGGCACGTTGGCCTGGTCCAGCACCACGATGGTGCTCGTCCGTGCGGAGGTCGACGGGTACACCGGTCTCGGGTGGACCTATGGGCCGACGGCCGTGGTGACGGTGCTGACGGAGCTGCTGGCACCGGTCGTCACGGGCCTCGACCCGGACGACGTGCCGGCCGTGTGGTCGGCCATGCGGCGGCGTTTGCGCAACGCCGGACGGCCCGGGGTGGCGGGCCTGGCGCTGTCCGCCGCCGATTGCGCGGTCTGGGACCTCAAGGCCCGCCGGCACGGCCTGTCGATCGCCCGGCTGCTCGGCACCGCCCGCCGGCGGGTCCCGGTCTACGGCAGCGGCGGCTTCACCACCTATGACGCCGAGCAGCAGCACCGGCAGCTCTCCCGCTGGGTGCACGAGGACGGCATCCCCCGCATCAAGATCAAGATCGGCGAGTCGGGTGGCACCGAGGTGGCGCGGGACCTGGCCCGGATGGCGGCCGCCCGGCGCACCATCGGGGACGAGGCCGAGCTGTACGTCGACGCGAACGGCGGGTACCAGCGCAAGCAGGCGGTCCGGGTGGCCCGGGCCGCCACCGACCTCGACGTGCGCTGGTACGAGGAACCCGTCAGCTCCGACGATCTCGAAGGGTTGGGCCTGGTCCGTGACCAGGTGCTGCCCGACGTGACGGCCGGTGAGTACGGCTTCGACCTGGTCTACTTCCACCGGATGGCCCCGTACGTCGACTGCCTGCAGATCGACGTCACCCGCTGCGGCGGCATCAGCGAATTCCTGCGGGTGGCGGCGGTCGCCGCCGCGGCCGGCCTGGAGGTCTCCGCGCACTGCGCACCCCACCAGCACCTGGCGGTGGCCGCGGCCACGCCGAATCTGCGGCACATCGAATGGTTCCACGACCACGTACGCATCGAGTCGGTGCTCTTCGACGGCGCGGTGTCCGCGAGCGGGGGTGCGGCGGAGGTGAGCCTGGATCGACCGGGCCACGGGTTGCAGCTGCGCGCTGGCGACGCGGAGGCCTACCGGGTGGGCTGA
- a CDS encoding SDR family oxidoreductase has product MGRKRRHARVAVITGASAGVGRATARLLAQRRIAIALLARGRTGLDAAAEEVRAAGSQALPIEVDVAEYDQVLAAGQRVETELGPIDLWINCAFSSVFAPFQLTQPEEFRRAMEVTYLGYVHGTRVALAHMAPRDGGTIVQVGSALAYRGIPLQATYCAAKHAIVGFTEALRCELLHDKSNVKLTMAHLPAVNTPQFDWLLSRLPRRAQPVPPIYEPVVAARAIVAAADRPERREYWVGLSTVLTILGNRIAPGLLDRYLARTGYTSQQTDQPNDPHRPANLWQPADGPAGHDYGARGSFTGRAHRHSVQAWLSRHRLIAAAGLTGAAVGALAWRRH; this is encoded by the coding sequence ATGGGTCGGAAACGGCGACACGCACGGGTTGCGGTGATCACCGGTGCCAGTGCCGGGGTGGGGCGTGCGACCGCCCGACTGCTCGCCCAGCGGCGCATCGCCATCGCGTTGCTCGCCCGGGGACGTACCGGCCTGGACGCCGCCGCCGAGGAGGTGCGGGCGGCCGGCAGCCAGGCGCTGCCCATCGAGGTGGACGTGGCCGAGTACGACCAGGTCCTCGCCGCGGGACAGCGCGTGGAGACCGAACTCGGCCCCATCGACTTGTGGATCAACTGCGCCTTCAGCTCCGTCTTCGCCCCCTTCCAGCTGACGCAGCCGGAAGAGTTCCGTCGGGCGATGGAGGTCACCTACCTCGGCTACGTCCATGGCACCCGAGTCGCGCTCGCCCACATGGCACCGCGCGACGGCGGAACGATCGTGCAGGTCGGGTCGGCGCTGGCATATCGCGGCATCCCGCTGCAGGCCACCTACTGCGCGGCCAAGCACGCCATCGTCGGATTCACCGAAGCGTTGCGCTGCGAACTGCTGCACGACAAGAGCAACGTCAAGCTGACCATGGCGCACCTGCCCGCGGTCAACACCCCGCAGTTCGACTGGCTGCTGTCCCGGCTGCCCCGGCGCGCGCAGCCGGTTCCGCCCATCTACGAACCCGTGGTCGCGGCCCGCGCCATCGTGGCCGCCGCCGACCGGCCCGAGCGTCGGGAGTACTGGGTGGGCCTGTCCACCGTTCTCACCATCCTCGGAAACCGGATCGCGCCGGGCCTGCTCGACCGGTACCTGGCCCGCACCGGATACACCTCCCAGCAGACCGACCAGCCGAATGATCCGCACCGGCCGGCGAACCTGTGGCAACCGGCCGACGGCCCGGCCGGCCACGACTACGGCGCTCGGGGGAGCTTCACCGGCCGTGCGCACCGCCACAGCGTCCAGGCCTGGCTGTCCCGGCACCGCCTGATCGCCGCGGCCGGGCTGACCGGAGCGGCGGTCGGCGCGCTGGCCTGGCGTCGACACTGA
- a CDS encoding GNAT family N-acetyltransferase produces MSTEQHRPTIRPAAGLDLDDLQALARRTIDTCYRGFLGDEGVDWFIGSGASDAHVRSHLERGGVHCLSQDGRIVGFSILDGPTIDLMMVDPDHRRRGLGRLLLRHVEDTLLARYSTIRLESFADNAGANSFYEACGWARGDRLEGEGPAKVEYTRDGTGG; encoded by the coding sequence GTGTCGACTGAACAGCACCGCCCCACCATCCGCCCTGCAGCCGGGTTAGATCTTGATGATCTCCAGGCTCTCGCGCGTCGCACGATCGACACCTGTTACCGCGGGTTCCTCGGCGACGAGGGAGTGGACTGGTTCATCGGCAGTGGCGCTTCGGACGCGCACGTGCGGAGTCATCTGGAGCGGGGTGGCGTGCACTGTCTCAGCCAGGACGGCCGAATCGTCGGCTTCTCCATCCTCGATGGTCCCACGATCGACCTGATGATGGTCGACCCGGATCATCGCCGTCGAGGGCTGGGCCGCCTCCTGCTTCGGCACGTGGAAGACACGCTCCTTGCCCGGTACTCGACCATCCGGCTGGAGAGCTTCGCGGACAATGCCGGGGCCAACTCCTTCTATGAGGCGTGCGGCTGGGCTCGCGGGGATCGGCTGGAGGGCGAGGGACCAGCCAAGGTCGAGTACACCAGGGACGGCACGGGCGGCTGA
- a CDS encoding MarR family winged helix-turn-helix transcriptional regulator: MERDDIPAGHRPPSAAAGGPVSYAILRLGRIHRIRAAQLLRTVGLHLGQEVLMMRLWESGPQRQVDLAAEFGTDSAGMTRIVQRLERAGYVRRVPDPDDRRATRVEPTPASLALRGQVERIWTELERFTVGGLTAEEQRDAIRAMERLEGNLLAAPAAE; this comes from the coding sequence GTGGAGAGGGATGACATACCGGCCGGGCACCGGCCACCGAGCGCCGCCGCGGGTGGGCCGGTCAGCTACGCCATCCTCCGGCTCGGCCGGATCCACCGGATACGTGCCGCTCAACTACTCCGCACCGTCGGCCTGCACCTCGGGCAGGAGGTGCTGATGATGCGCCTGTGGGAGTCCGGGCCGCAGCGGCAGGTCGACCTCGCCGCCGAGTTCGGCACCGACTCGGCGGGCATGACCCGCATCGTGCAGCGCCTCGAACGTGCCGGCTACGTACGCCGTGTGCCGGATCCTGACGACCGCCGGGCGACCCGGGTCGAACCCACGCCGGCCAGCCTCGCCCTGCGCGGACAGGTGGAGCGGATCTGGACGGAGCTGGAACGCTTCACCGTCGGCGGCCTGACCGCCGAGGAACAGCGCGACGCTATCCGCGCCATGGAGCGGCTGGAGGGCAATCTGCTGGCCGCCCCCGCGGCCGAGTAG
- a CDS encoding NADP-dependent oxidoreductase, which translates to MKAITFNAFGGPEVLGLTEVPLPAPGPAQIRVQVRAAGVNPIDGKIRSGAMEAIFPTRLPAVLGVDVAGIVDALGDGVTDVAVGDRVVGWADAPAGAYGEFALASTYSTLPDGLEFAAAVALPVAVETATRALDLLRVGAGDTLLVHGASGGVGQLAVQLAADRGATVIGTASGANQDRVRGLGATPTTYGPGLVDRVRALTPDGVDAVLDVAGKGALPASIELCGGTDRIVTIADGAAQELGVVLTAGPERRSEADLAAAVDRLVRGELTATVAAVFPFAEAAAAHRLSDGGHAGGKVVLVP; encoded by the coding sequence ATGAAGGCGATCACATTCAACGCGTTCGGCGGGCCTGAGGTCCTGGGTCTCACCGAGGTGCCGCTGCCGGCGCCCGGGCCGGCCCAGATCCGGGTCCAGGTCCGCGCCGCCGGGGTCAACCCGATCGACGGCAAGATCCGCAGCGGTGCGATGGAGGCGATCTTCCCGACCCGGCTGCCCGCGGTGCTCGGCGTCGACGTGGCCGGCATCGTGGACGCCCTCGGCGACGGCGTCACCGACGTCGCAGTCGGCGACCGGGTGGTTGGCTGGGCCGACGCGCCGGCCGGCGCGTACGGTGAGTTCGCGCTCGCCAGCACCTACAGCACACTCCCGGACGGTCTGGAGTTCGCGGCGGCCGTGGCCCTGCCGGTCGCTGTGGAGACCGCGACCCGCGCCCTCGACCTGCTCCGGGTCGGCGCCGGGGACACCCTGCTCGTCCACGGTGCGAGCGGCGGAGTCGGCCAACTCGCCGTTCAGCTCGCAGCCGACCGCGGCGCCACCGTGATCGGCACGGCCAGCGGGGCGAATCAGGATCGAGTCCGCGGCCTCGGCGCCACCCCCACCACCTATGGCCCGGGGCTGGTCGACCGGGTACGCGCCCTCACCCCCGACGGCGTCGACGCCGTGCTGGACGTGGCGGGAAAGGGCGCGCTGCCGGCCTCCATCGAACTGTGCGGCGGCACCGACCGCATCGTCACCATCGCCGACGGCGCGGCTCAGGAGCTCGGCGTGGTGCTCACCGCCGGCCCGGAGCGACGGTCCGAGGCCGACCTCGCGGCGGCCGTCGACCGGCTCGTCCGCGGCGAGCTGACCGCCACCGTCGCCGCAGTCTTCCCGTTCGCGGAGGCCGCGGCGGCACATCGGCTCAGCGACGGCGGTCACGCCGGCGGCAAGGTGGTGCTGGTTCCCTGA
- a CDS encoding thiamine pyrophosphate-dependent enzyme: MQEIVGESLARRLVAWGVDTVFGLPGDGINGLMEGFRRQREHLTFVLVHHEEAAAFMATGYAKATGRLGVCVATSGPGAIHLLNGLYDAKLDHVPVLAITGMQETSVLGAHYQQEVHTDLLYQNVATAYNLMVTNPQQMPAVVDLAIRNALSKRTVAHLSFPNDLQVAPASDDPYRHVSPGKPPMSAALISYPAMPPEQDQLSRAAEVLQQGGKTAMLVGVGARHARKEVLAVAEALASPIVKTLSGKMVVPDDHPLTTGGLGLLGTAPSEDLMEECDTLLMVGTSYPYAKFLPAPGQARVVQIDVDPSLIGMRLPVTAGVCADARLALRGLLPLLRRRDDRSFLEKYQRKMDGWRSDMASLQDPKRHPIAPQYLMGCIDQAAADDAILTCDSGTIATWSARHWTIRGGREYYLSGNLATMAPGLPYAIAMQHAHPGRQVIAFVGDGGFAMLMAEFLTAVRNQLPIKVFINNNNSYGQILWEQIALGYPEYAVRHRQPEPDFAAWAKACGGYGAKVTEAKSLPTAIGEALAHPGPALVDCDVNQNEPVVPGRVRYDQAKNFVEAYLRGEPNRVATFAAIARDKIREMRS; encoded by the coding sequence CCCGACGACTGGTGGCGTGGGGTGTCGACACCGTCTTCGGTCTGCCCGGTGACGGCATCAACGGGCTGATGGAGGGGTTCCGGCGGCAGCGGGAGCACCTGACGTTCGTGCTGGTGCACCACGAGGAGGCGGCGGCCTTCATGGCCACCGGCTACGCGAAGGCCACCGGGCGGCTCGGCGTCTGCGTCGCCACCTCCGGGCCGGGAGCCATCCACCTGCTCAACGGGCTCTACGACGCGAAACTCGACCATGTGCCGGTGCTCGCGATCACCGGCATGCAGGAGACCTCGGTGCTCGGCGCGCACTACCAGCAGGAGGTGCACACCGACCTCCTCTACCAGAACGTGGCGACCGCGTACAACCTCATGGTGACCAATCCGCAGCAGATGCCGGCGGTGGTCGATCTGGCGATCCGCAACGCGCTGAGCAAGCGGACCGTGGCGCACCTGAGCTTCCCCAACGACCTGCAGGTGGCCCCCGCCTCCGATGACCCGTACCGGCACGTGAGCCCGGGGAAGCCGCCGATGAGCGCGGCCCTCATCTCCTATCCGGCGATGCCACCAGAGCAGGATCAGCTCTCTCGGGCGGCGGAGGTGCTGCAGCAGGGTGGCAAGACCGCGATGCTGGTCGGGGTCGGCGCCCGCCACGCGCGGAAGGAGGTGCTCGCCGTCGCCGAGGCGCTGGCCAGCCCGATCGTCAAGACGTTGTCGGGAAAGATGGTGGTGCCGGACGACCATCCGCTCACCACCGGCGGCCTCGGGCTGCTCGGGACCGCGCCGAGCGAGGATCTGATGGAGGAGTGCGACACCCTGCTGATGGTGGGCACCTCCTACCCGTACGCGAAGTTCCTGCCTGCCCCCGGCCAGGCCCGGGTGGTCCAGATCGACGTCGACCCGAGCCTGATCGGCATGCGGCTGCCCGTGACGGCCGGGGTGTGCGCGGACGCCCGGCTGGCACTGCGCGGTCTCCTGCCGCTGCTTCGGCGCCGCGACGATCGGTCGTTCCTGGAGAAGTACCAGCGGAAGATGGACGGCTGGCGCTCCGACATGGCGAGCCTGCAGGACCCGAAGCGGCACCCGATCGCTCCGCAGTACCTGATGGGCTGCATCGACCAGGCGGCGGCCGACGACGCGATCCTGACCTGCGACTCCGGCACCATCGCCACCTGGTCGGCCCGGCACTGGACCATCCGGGGCGGGCGCGAGTACTACCTCTCCGGCAACCTCGCCACGATGGCGCCCGGCCTGCCGTACGCGATCGCCATGCAGCACGCGCACCCGGGCCGGCAGGTCATCGCGTTCGTCGGCGACGGCGGGTTCGCCATGCTGATGGCCGAGTTCCTCACCGCGGTACGGAATCAGCTGCCGATCAAGGTGTTCATCAACAACAACAACTCCTACGGCCAGATCCTCTGGGAGCAGATCGCCCTCGGCTACCCCGAGTACGCGGTGCGGCACCGCCAGCCGGAGCCGGACTTCGCCGCCTGGGCGAAGGCCTGCGGCGGGTACGGCGCCAAGGTCACCGAAGCGAAGTCGCTCCCCACGGCGATCGGTGAGGCGCTGGCCCACCCGGGCCCGGCGCTGGTGGACTGCGACGTCAACCAGAACGAGCCGGTCGTGCCCGGCAGGGTGCGCTACGACCAGGCGAAGAACTTCGTCGAGGCATACCTGCGCGGTGAGCCGAACCGTGTCGCCACGTTCGCCGCCATCGCCCGCGACAAGATCAGAGAAATGCGGTCATGA
- a CDS encoding glycoside hydrolase family 15 protein, producing the protein MRQDDEPGQATGGQGTRPTVLREYALLADGHRGALVGPDGNVVWLCAPGWADPALFSRLVGGRGDYLVTPANPRFVWGGHYEPESLIWVSRWVTTDGIIECRESLLFPGEKHRLVLLRQIRALDREAVVRVRLDPRADFGREPVRETQLVDRHWLALSGNLHLRHSGGEMLGRTSDGPLCGEIRVPAGGRHDLVLEIATHPLDDAPPDPAQLWRTTEHTWREVMPPSAEGPARRDAVFAYVVLRGLTSPGGGMVAAVTTALPERALAGRNYDYRYAWLRDQAFAGRASALIGRYDLLDEAVAFLTERVLADGDQLAPAYTVGGDPVPEQQELSHLEGYPGAPPRIGNWVRTQFQLDVFGEVLHLLGTAARYDRVDADSWRAMELVARTIADRWRQPDAGIWELRPRQWTHSKLMCVAGLRSAAEVATRGRAARWAALADAILADVAAHGHHPSGRWQRAYDDERVDSALLFPAIRGALRPGDPRTEATRRVVLAELESDGYLYRFRPDPRPLGDAEGAFSLCGYAASLAAWQAGDVVEANRWFERNRAACGPPGLFTEEYDVRQRQLRGNLPQAFVHALMLETAVTLGQAVPCPSPGGATTGLPKP; encoded by the coding sequence GTGCGGCAAGACGACGAGCCGGGACAGGCGACCGGCGGCCAAGGAACTCGGCCCACGGTACTGCGGGAGTACGCGTTGCTCGCCGACGGGCACCGGGGCGCGTTGGTGGGTCCGGACGGGAATGTGGTCTGGTTGTGCGCTCCCGGGTGGGCCGACCCCGCCCTCTTCAGCCGGCTCGTCGGCGGCCGCGGCGACTATCTGGTGACCCCGGCGAATCCGCGGTTCGTCTGGGGCGGGCACTACGAGCCCGAGTCCCTGATCTGGGTGAGCCGATGGGTGACCACGGACGGCATCATCGAGTGCCGGGAGAGCCTGCTCTTTCCCGGCGAGAAGCACCGCCTTGTGCTGCTGCGCCAGATCCGGGCACTGGATCGCGAGGCGGTCGTCCGGGTCCGGCTCGATCCACGGGCGGACTTCGGCCGTGAGCCGGTGCGTGAGACGCAGCTGGTGGACCGCCACTGGCTGGCCCTCTCGGGCAACCTCCATCTCCGGCACAGCGGCGGGGAGATGCTGGGACGAACGAGCGACGGCCCCCTCTGCGGCGAGATCAGGGTGCCGGCGGGCGGCCGGCACGACCTGGTGTTGGAGATCGCCACCCATCCGCTCGACGACGCGCCGCCTGACCCCGCGCAGCTGTGGCGGACCACCGAGCACACCTGGCGGGAGGTGATGCCACCGTCGGCCGAAGGCCCCGCGCGCCGGGATGCCGTGTTCGCGTACGTGGTGCTGCGCGGCCTGACCAGCCCGGGCGGCGGGATGGTGGCGGCGGTGACCACGGCGCTGCCCGAGCGGGCGCTGGCCGGTCGCAACTACGACTACCGCTACGCGTGGCTGCGGGACCAGGCCTTCGCCGGCCGCGCGTCCGCGCTGATCGGCCGGTACGACCTCCTGGACGAGGCCGTGGCCTTTCTCACCGAACGGGTACTGGCCGACGGGGACCAGCTCGCCCCGGCCTACACGGTCGGCGGCGACCCGGTGCCGGAACAGCAGGAGCTGAGCCACCTCGAGGGGTATCCGGGCGCGCCGCCGCGGATCGGCAACTGGGTGCGCACGCAGTTTCAGCTCGACGTCTTCGGCGAGGTCCTGCACCTGCTCGGCACGGCCGCGAGGTACGACCGGGTGGACGCCGACTCCTGGCGGGCGATGGAGCTCGTCGCGCGGACGATCGCCGACCGGTGGCGGCAGCCGGACGCGGGGATCTGGGAGCTGCGCCCCCGACAGTGGACCCACTCGAAGTTGATGTGCGTGGCCGGGCTGCGCTCGGCAGCCGAGGTGGCCACCCGCGGGCGAGCGGCGCGGTGGGCGGCCCTGGCCGATGCCATCCTCGCCGACGTGGCGGCACACGGCCACCACCCGTCCGGGCGTTGGCAGCGGGCGTATGACGACGAGCGGGTGGACTCGGCACTGCTGTTTCCGGCGATCCGGGGTGCGCTGCGCCCCGGCGACCCGCGTACGGAGGCGACCCGGCGGGTGGTCCTGGCGGAGCTGGAAAGCGACGGCTACCTGTACCGGTTCCGCCCCGACCCTCGCCCGCTGGGCGACGCGGAGGGCGCCTTCTCGCTCTGCGGCTACGCGGCATCGCTCGCCGCCTGGCAGGCCGGCGACGTGGTGGAGGCGAACCGCTGGTTCGAGCGCAACCGGGCGGCCTGCGGCCCGCCCGGGTTGTTCACCGAGGAGTACGACGTCCGGCAACGGCAGTTGCGGGGCAATCTGCCGCAGGCCTTCGTCCACGCGCTGATGTTGGAGACCGCCGTGACCCTCGGCCAGGCGGTCCCGTGCCCGTCGCCCGGAGGAGCGACGACCGGCCTGCCGAAGCCCTGA
- a CDS encoding FAD-binding and (Fe-S)-binding domain-containing protein has protein sequence MSRRLTGTARTAAPTAGPVRLPEPLERPPGPAHGVDLAALAADLRAVVDGEVRFDAGTRGLYSTDASNYRQVPLGVVIPRTVEAAVAAIAVCRRHRAPLVSRGGGTSLAGECTNTAVVIDWSKYCNRLLEVDQRAETCLVEPGIVLDSLNAQLRATGLEYGPRPATHDHCTLGGMLGNNSCGATAQRTGKVVDNVVELEVLLYDGTRMWVGETSDERYAEIQRRGGRQAEIFRRLRALRDEYLTDIRTRYPKIPRRVSGYNLDSLLPEMKFHVAQALLGSEGTLVTILRARLRLVPVVKAQCLVFFGYPDIAAAGDDVPRVLAQRPIVLEGIDDKLINFEKRKNLHPKALQELPPGGAWLMVQVGGDTPEEARQAAERLIAAVRRDGGPSVHEFADPVDEQRMWEVRDSGLGATAHVPDYESSGPGWEDAAVPPDKLGAYLRDLDQLYREFGLDRASVYGHFGQGCVHSRIPFQLRTAEGVRQFRAFMERAADLVASYGGSFSGEHGDGQARAELLGKMFGDRMIRAFGQFKAIFDPDDRMNPGKVMPPYPLDSHLRLGVDYNHGGWETHFRYPDDSGSFGNAVLRCVGVGKCRRHDGGVMCPSYMVTREEEHSTRGRSRLLFEMLDGTARGGTIGDGWRSEAVRDALDLCLACKGCKGDCPVNVDMATYKAEFLSHHYAGRLRPRQHYSMGWLPLVATVAARAPAVVNALTRAPGLSRLAKTVGGIDQRREVPLFAPESFQRWFAGRTPGGDGSRGEVLLWPDTFTNHFHPGVARSAVEVLEAAGWRVRVPEQPVCCGLTWISTGQLGTAKRVLRRTLDVLRPHLRAGTPVLGLEPSCTAVFRSDAFELFPDDEDVRKLRQQTVTLAELLHDHSPGWRPPTVPAHALIQTHCHQHAVLGTAADQALLAEAGVRAEFLDSGCCGLAGNFGFEAGHYEVSEACAERVLLPAVRDAADTDVILADGFSCRTQVEQSASDGRTAVHLAELLRAGLHGGSVPPRPESTWAIRPVPPSRLTRWAAVGAVGLAALAPAVAFAARAIRAR, from the coding sequence ATGAGTCGGCGCCTCACCGGCACGGCGCGGACCGCCGCGCCGACGGCCGGGCCCGTGCGCCTGCCCGAACCCCTGGAACGGCCGCCCGGGCCGGCGCACGGCGTCGACCTGGCCGCCCTCGCCGCCGACCTGCGCGCCGTGGTGGACGGGGAGGTGCGCTTCGACGCCGGAACCCGCGGCCTGTACTCCACCGACGCCTCCAACTATCGCCAGGTGCCGCTCGGGGTGGTGATACCCCGGACGGTGGAGGCGGCGGTGGCCGCGATCGCGGTGTGCCGTCGCCACCGCGCGCCACTGGTGTCCCGCGGCGGCGGCACCAGCCTGGCCGGCGAGTGCACCAACACCGCCGTGGTCATCGACTGGTCGAAGTACTGCAACCGGCTGCTGGAGGTCGACCAGCGGGCGGAGACCTGCCTGGTCGAGCCCGGCATCGTGCTGGACTCGCTGAACGCGCAGCTCAGGGCGACCGGCCTCGAGTACGGACCCCGCCCGGCCACCCACGACCACTGCACGCTCGGTGGGATGCTGGGCAACAACTCCTGTGGCGCCACCGCGCAGCGTACGGGCAAGGTGGTCGACAACGTCGTGGAACTGGAGGTCCTGCTCTACGACGGCACCCGGATGTGGGTCGGCGAGACCAGCGACGAACGGTACGCCGAGATCCAACGCCGGGGCGGACGGCAGGCGGAGATCTTCCGGCGGCTGCGCGCGCTGCGCGACGAGTACCTCACCGACATCCGCACCCGGTATCCGAAGATCCCCCGGCGGGTCTCCGGCTACAACCTGGACAGCCTCCTCCCGGAGATGAAGTTCCACGTCGCCCAGGCGCTGCTCGGCTCCGAGGGAACGCTGGTGACCATCCTGCGGGCCCGGCTGAGGCTGGTACCGGTGGTGAAGGCCCAGTGCCTGGTCTTCTTCGGCTACCCCGACATCGCCGCGGCCGGCGACGACGTGCCGCGGGTCCTCGCGCAGCGCCCGATCGTGCTGGAGGGCATCGACGACAAGCTCATCAACTTCGAGAAGCGCAAGAACCTGCACCCCAAGGCGCTGCAGGAGCTGCCACCGGGCGGCGCCTGGCTGATGGTGCAGGTGGGTGGCGACACGCCGGAGGAGGCCCGGCAGGCCGCGGAGCGCCTCATCGCCGCCGTGCGCCGCGACGGCGGGCCGAGCGTGCACGAGTTCGCCGACCCGGTCGACGAACAGCGGATGTGGGAGGTACGCGACTCGGGGTTGGGCGCCACCGCGCACGTGCCGGACTACGAGAGCAGCGGGCCGGGCTGGGAGGACGCCGCCGTCCCCCCGGACAAGCTCGGTGCCTATCTGCGTGACCTCGACCAGCTCTACCGGGAGTTCGGCCTCGACAGGGCGTCCGTGTACGGGCACTTCGGCCAGGGCTGCGTGCACAGCCGAATCCCGTTCCAGCTGCGCACGGCCGAAGGGGTCCGTCAGTTTCGGGCCTTCATGGAACGCGCCGCAGACCTGGTCGCCTCCTACGGGGGCTCGTTCTCGGGCGAGCACGGCGACGGCCAGGCCCGCGCCGAGCTGCTGGGGAAGATGTTCGGCGACCGGATGATCCGCGCGTTCGGGCAGTTCAAGGCGATCTTCGATCCCGACGATCGGATGAACCCCGGCAAGGTGATGCCGCCCTACCCGCTCGACAGTCACCTGCGCCTGGGCGTCGACTACAACCACGGCGGATGGGAAACGCACTTCCGCTACCCGGACGACTCCGGCAGCTTCGGCAACGCGGTGCTGCGCTGCGTCGGCGTCGGGAAGTGCCGCCGCCACGACGGCGGCGTGATGTGCCCGTCCTACATGGTCACCCGCGAGGAGGAACACTCCACCCGCGGCCGCTCCCGGCTGCTGTTCGAAATGCTCGACGGCACCGCCCGCGGTGGCACCATCGGCGACGGCTGGCGCTCCGAGGCCGTGCGGGACGCGCTCGACCTCTGCCTGGCCTGCAAGGGCTGCAAGGGCGACTGTCCGGTCAACGTCGACATGGCCACGTACAAGGCCGAGTTCCTGTCCCACCACTACGCCGGTCGGCTGCGCCCCCGCCAGCACTATTCGATGGGCTGGCTGCCGCTCGTCGCCACGGTCGCCGCCCGCGCGCCCGCGGTGGTGAACGCGCTGACGCGGGCACCGGGACTGAGCCGGCTCGCCAAGACCGTCGGCGGCATCGACCAGCGTCGCGAGGTCCCGCTGTTCGCCCCGGAGTCGTTCCAGCGCTGGTTCGCCGGCCGCACCCCCGGCGGGGACGGGTCGCGGGGCGAGGTGCTGCTGTGGCCCGACACCTTCACCAACCACTTCCACCCCGGCGTCGCCCGGAGTGCGGTGGAGGTGCTGGAGGCGGCCGGCTGGCGGGTCCGCGTCCCCGAGCAGCCCGTCTGCTGCGGCCTGACCTGGATCTCCACCGGCCAGCTCGGCACCGCCAAGCGGGTGCTCCGGCGAACCCTGGACGTCCTGCGCCCGCACCTGCGTGCCGGCACGCCGGTGCTGGGCCTGGAGCCGTCCTGCACCGCGGTGTTCCGCAGCGACGCCTTCGAGCTCTTTCCCGACGACGAGGACGTCCGCAAGCTGCGGCAGCAGACGGTCACCCTGGCCGAGTTGCTGCACGACCACAGCCCGGGTTGGCGCCCGCCCACGGTGCCCGCGCACGCGCTGATCCAGACGCACTGCCACCAGCACGCCGTCCTCGGCACCGCCGCCGACCAGGCGCTGCTCGCCGAGGCCGGGGTCCGGGCGGAGTTCCTCGACTCCGGGTGCTGCGGGCTGGCCGGCAACTTCGGCTTCGAGGCCGGGCACTACGAGGTGTCCGAGGCGTGCGCCGAGCGGGTGCTGCTGCCCGCCGTCCGGGACGCCGCGGACACCGACGTCATCCTGGCCGACGGCTTCAGCTGCCGTACCCAGGTCGAACAGAGCGCGTCCGACGGACGGACGGCCGTTCACCTCGCCGAACTGCTCCGGGCCGGGCTGCACGGCGGGTCCGTCCCACCCCGGCCCGAGAGCACCTGGGCGATCCGGCCCGTGCCACCGTCCCGGCTCACCCGCTGGGCGGCGGTCGGCGCGGTCGGGCTGGCCGCCCTCGCCCCGGCGGTCGCGTTCGCCGCTCGCGCCATCCGTGCCCGGTGA